The sequence tcattttttttagctcttggggggaatacccctttaatgtacattagaaaattgtataactttccataagtaataacatataaaaaaataattttggccggacttctcctttaaatacttaaaggacaactccggcaaaaaattttggcttatttaacacacattacaaagttatataactttgtaatgtggtaaaatacccggtctggcccccttcccccactttctgacccccgaccccccaccccggaagttaaagaatgtatacattacctattacggtcgtcacggtcctcttctgacgtcagagctggggggcggtccgggtcttcttcctcttcggcgtcttcattgagagtgaatgggagagaaaaggctgctggtgcacatgcgcaccagcagccttttcattggctggagcgcatcacatggcttccagcttgctcagccctgattggctgagcttgctggaagccatgtgatgcgctccagccaatgaaaaggctgccgggcggcagccttttctctcttatggacccggaagcaagagacatcgctggacggcggacgcaggtgacggtgaggcggacggcgggcgaatggagtgtcgatcgtcaccggagggatggtgagtatggtgtctgtggttttttttggggggggggggggtccgccggagttgtcctttaatttcacataatgcaaGAATACTGCAAGGCCTTCTAAAACAATAACAAGCTTACATCCCTTACCTTGAATACATATTCAAAGGGAATAAACCACAATTCAAGATCCTCAGCCACATGTAgtaatgtttagagatgagcgaactgggttcgggttcgagtcgatccgaacccgatcgttcggcatttgattagcggtggctgctgaacttggataaagctctaaggttgtctggtaaacatagatacagccaatgactatatccatgttttccacatagccttagggctttagccaacttcagcagccaccgctaatcaaatggccaaagttcgggttcggatggactcgaacacgattcgctcatctctagtaatgttgATTTATGCTCCattgcatatgtttttttttctttcaaatcaacaggtttcagaaagttatatagatttgtaatttacttctatatacacatctcaagccttccagtacttatcagctgctgtatgtcctgcaggaagtggtgtattctttccagtctgacacattgctctctgctgccacttctgtccctgtcaggaactgtccagagcagtagaggttttctatggggatttgctgctgctctggacagtttctgacatggacagagatggcagtagagagcactgtgtcagactggaaggaatacaccacttcctccaggacatacagcagctgataagtactggaagactggagatttttttaatagaaataaattacaaatcaatataactttctgaaaccagttgatttgaaagaaagaaaaatcactggagtaccactTTTATGGAGGTAGTATGTAGCTGGTGTACATTAGCAGGAAAATGTATAACGCAATGTGCTCACAGTGcgccatttactttaatgaacTGTACAACTGTTTCTACCTCTGACCCCCCATGCTCAGTACATTTCCAGAATGTATATGTTTCTGTTGCTCAAAAATCAAAGTAAACCACGCTTTTTGATACAGCAAACTAAAAGGCTATAAATAAAAGTAGATAACAAGGTCATAAACTGTACTAAGTAAGGCTATGGGGGCAATGGGGGGTTAATAGAGCTCAATTGGACTAATTAAAAGCTATCAGATATTGTTGAGGAGCTTGGATGCTGTTACCAGGGTCACATGgtaaagatttaaaggggaaccagacaaatctaacctgctgatatgtctctattgcacaggTGCTGAGAagcaaggtatgtctcttaccttcatcctctgcgcccttcccatgcacttagtcatttactccatggtccggtaagaccaCTTGGATCACTGCCTTGCTCCCATAAAGCTGATCCCCCCTTTAATGATCATCAATGGAGGGGGGCGGCCTGGGACGGGGCGCATCGTCGTTAGGGGGTAGGGACAATGCTCCTAACAGCCTTACTGGGCAAAGGAGTAAATGACTAAGTGCATGGGAAGAGCGCTGATGATAAAGGTAAGACATTACTGCATCCTTTACACCTCCTGCGCAAtagagagctatcagcaggttagatccgccttacctgctgatagtttccttttgtAGAGTTGcacataattagtgtatgggggctaAACTGCAACACAACAGCTGTATACAGGTTTGGAACTATTTTTAGATTAAATTAgccattttttttgtaataatgcAGAGCCCCTTAAAATTATTGTACCTGTCCTTGCCCCTATACAGTGTACCTACCCCCAACACTCTGCAGTGAAAATTGGCATATGTTCCCTGGTGGTCAGTAAGACAGCAGAGTCTAGTACACTGACACATTGCGGATTACATAACATGCACAGTGTGTAccccaatcacatgactgtctttttctttctttttacagTTTCTCCAGCACCACTAACTGGGTTTGCACGTAGTGGAGGAATGGTGGTGATAACAGTGATATTATCCATTGCAATGTTACTGCTCTTTGTCGGACTTATTGTTGTGCTGGTGCTGAGTGGCCGAGGCAAAAAataagctctgaaaattttacaGCTGATCAGGAAACAAAACCTTAATACCAGTTGTGGAACTGTCGTCTTGAGTGAAATAAAGATGAGAAGCATCTTACAATGCCAAACCCCACTCTGTAGGACTGTGTCTATTTAGAGAGCATGAAAACATTCCTGTCaaagaaaacttttgaaatgtcacagTCTGGGTCTCACCAATCGCTAGATatagtagagggggggggggggttagattaaGTGATGAGCTGTAAAGTGAAGCCCACAACGTGTTTCTCCCCACTGTATTGAATAATTGGTGgggccttaaagtggttatccagtgttagaaaaacatggccactttcttataaAGATAgctccgctcttgtctccagtttggctgtaggtgccatgtctgtgtgatttttcaaaggttttttttaagtgacagtaacaATATTTCCAGCATGCTGAATGTAAATAGTATTTGATATAATTCTCCCCATAATGCTAATGCAAAGTATAACTCTCtgggaagggtttttttttttttttttttaataaatttgtgAATGAAGATCATTGTTGCACCAACCTTGATTTTAATCTTTGATTTTGTAAAGTGTAGCGTGAATTATTGCAAAGTtcttattttaataaatattttaaaaacaaatttGAGTTTTGGCTGTAAATGATGTGTTAGTAATGTGAATATGCAATAGAAATATGAAAGGCTTATCAGTGAGGCATACAAGAGGATATGGCAGGTAAGAAGACAGAAGATATTACAGGCCACATTTTTTGGCTGATCAAGTGTTGCTGCACcttctcctgtgtactgtatattctgtatattcccATTCACAcctccgtgtcagtttttactgtcaggaaatcctgatcaggagacctaaaatgtcatcaggaaagtatcaggatttcctgacagtaatatgtttttaccttcaggaaaccatcaggaaaaaccttcgggatttcctgatcagaaaaaaaaatggtagatgtagttctgcaaattgGATGGTCACAgcatgcagaactacaactcccataatgcctggctgacaggtcatgatgggaattgtacttctgcaacctggatggccacactCTGCAgaagtataactcccatcatgacccagCAGCTGCTGGGCGTGAGGTCCGGTCCGGGGCCGCTAAACTGAGGTCGGGGGGAAGGCAGCAGAAGGCCGGGGGTAACTGGGCAGACAGGGACGGCAGCAGCAGGATGACGGCCGGTGAATTGTGGGGGAGAGGGGTACAGGCGGTGGGGGGTGCACAGGCAATCCGGAATCTCGGGCACTTTCCttatgtacatcaggaaagtgcccatgATTATGGCGCTCCCATAAacttctatgggagcgtccgggccggaattttggacaaaaataggacatgtcctattttttccggctgttttccggaacagacacccttccggaaaaatccggaagcgtgtccgtgactaattaaagtctatgggtctggaaatccggatggtttttccgaaCGTGTGAAGGGGTCCTAGTTGGCATTTGGAACTATGGGAACTCACTGCATACAGGCTGATCCAGCCAAAGATGTTTGCTAGGTTCTGCAGAGACCAGATGCAGCTAGAAATTGTTGTGGTGGTtcagctggatggagaagaaaaagcagATGACTCCAGTAAAAGAAGACGCCTGAAATGGGTTTCTAAAAATGCGATGTAATATTGATGACGGCAGCCCGTGGGTGTCTATCCACCTTCCCCATATTTTTTCAGACATTTCCATTTCATATACACACCCCTCTCAAGCCTAATCAGAGCATTCATTCTATGTATAAATTCTCCTATTACTGGTGAGTCGGAGTGTGTCCACTTAGAGGCAATGGTTTTTCTGGCCTGGTAAAGAACCTACTGTATTCCCAGAGCAGTGTAATCATCAGGCTGAATATCCCCTATAAGTCCCATTACACAGTGCTTTGGCGTAAGAGTCAATGTGATACCAAACACATCTTTTACATCTTTTACACTGTGCACAGTCCCTGGGTCTCATCATGTCCAGGTTCCATGTTGGGCTGTTTACTCCATTGTGAGGACTTTTAACATTCACTGTCATTCTCCGAATAATTGTAATGCCGGAGCCTTTTCCTCACAGTACAACAAGGCGCGGCTCCACGCCAGCTCATAATCTGCATAACAGACTGCGGTCACATTTTCTAATTGACTTCCGCTGGAGAACCGCACTTCCGTTTAGCTGCAATACCGCATAACCACTACCAATATAACCTCTTGTAACTGACATCTGGAAAACCGCGTAGGCCTGCATTTCAGAGCGCTTCAGACCGCAAACTGTGAATACAGACAAAAACATGAATGTTTGGCATAAGCCTTACGGAAGTGCCCAACACCAATCACACGCCGCGTTGTTACCACGTGGATTGTAACAATACAGGCGTAAAACGCTGCGCGCGTCCTAATTCGCTCCTGAGAAGTCACGTGACACTGAGGAGTGGGCGTGGCCACACTTGACCCTAAAAGACAACAAACAGGGCTTCCGGCGGGCAGTGATGGCGGTGTACGAGTGCGCGGTGTGTCGCCGGGCGGTGTTCTGCGGCAGAAGGAAACATGTCTACGAGAAGGGACACCGGCAGCGGCTAGCGGCAGTCCTCCGGGCCTTCAGTGATaaggtgatgtatatacagagGACACGCTGACTACAATACCTTATTGTGCGCGTCTTACGCTTTCCGGTACTTGTACTGTGGGGGCTTCTTGTTACAGCCGAGGGGGCAGTTATCCATGGGTGCCCGGCAGTGTGAGGCAGCACGGGGGTAAAGGAGACTTCCAGTGCCGCATTAGGTCTATATGTCTGTCTAGTGGAGGGATGGGAGACTTCTGCCCGCCAAAtggtgccaaactacaactcccatcatgcatcagaGCTAAGGCttcagctgcccaggcatgatgggaagtgtagtcttGTAACCGCTGGAGGGCAGCAGGACCCACTTCCCTGGCCTGTCCTATGTATCCGGCTTACAGATTGCTTGGGACACTGCAGGCAGCCGTGCTATGGTGCTGAGTATCataaggacatgttcacacagtggaaaTAATCCTATACTATAGACTGCAGTCAGTGTCTGTTCTGCTCATCAAGAGCTTCTTATTAGGAATTCATGAAACAGTCTATGTTTCCTCAGCTGGTTCACACAGTGTTATTGCAGTGTATGCCAGGTGTATGTAGCTAATGCATCATATATGTGCCTATATATACTGCAGCATCCAGTCACTTTAATGGCCTGAACATAGCATCAGACTGCATGCATGCCATTCATGTGAATGGGCAGCAACCCTTTGTTACTATAAGTGATATGTTTTGATTGGGAAAAGATGACTAGACAATTGCTTTCCACCACTGATCAGCAGATTGTTATGGTGCCTTTACCTAAAGCATGGGTGTTATAGCAATGCTGTATAAAGCACTTTGTATGTTATACTGTAAATTCACATTTTCCTCCTTTCTAGGTGGCAGCTGCCAGGAAAATGATTAAATGTGCCACAGTGGTAAAGTATGACCCCCAGGAACATGAGCAAAAGTTCTGGTGTTACTGCTGCGAGGAAGAAGTTATAAAACACACAAGTGATGGCAACTTGACTGTTCTGTTTGGAGGAATGCTGGAACACATGTACAGGTACAGTTGTGTATATGTTAAAGGGTTCAGTTACTTGAATAGAGAAATAGCCACTGGCACTATCACTTCTGAGGCTGATTGAGGGCAATGGGGTAGGTGAAAAGCAAAATGCCAATAATGATGACTAGCAGGTGTTTACTCTCTTGAGAGCAGAAGCATAGTAGCATAttcaaagaaagaaaaattgaGAGGGCACTAACCATCCAATAGAATTTTCTTTTATTAATAGTGCAGTTTAAAACTTAAAGGGCATACAAGGATAAGCTGGAAATGCCAAGTACCTAAAAAAACACGTAGCTGCTGTTTCACGCACATGCATACTTCATCTGACTGATGAAGCACGCATATGCGTAAACTGCACTATTAATAAAAATCACATTGAATGGTTAGTGCCCTTAGTTTTTCTGCATTTATGGTAAATGGATTACATTTATTGGATATACTATCAGATTTCCTGTGAATGAGATTTTAGGAGAAATTGAGCTACAATGTGGATTTAAAATATGCAGAATGTCAATATATGCTTAAGATATGTTACACATTTTCCTTTTTGGCTTCAGTTTCTACATTAAAAATCCACAGCAGCCGATCAGTATGATTTAGTGTGGATTTGCCACTGCAGATTTATATGCATAAATGCTGTATGTTTATAATGTACATGTGTACAAGTACCCTTACCATAGGTGCTGATATGGAGTACTACATGTGACCTGCACAATGTAGAGGAACAAGTAGCTGCTAGTATGTTTAAATGAGTAGTAAAACTATGTTTATATGTTGCCCATTTCTTTCACAGACCAGAACACATTAAAGCTGTGAACAAATACTGGTGGACACATTGTGGGGAGGTAAAGCTAAAGGTGCACTTTGTTCTCACACATGATGAATATGAACGGTAAGTTTTTTCACAAATTGTGTAAAGGGAGACTGATATGCATTAGAGaagagtgaacctcgagcatgctctgtTTCAGATGAACCCAAGCATATAGCTTATGAGTaccggtgatgggggggggggagtcctggaaaatatggatacagcctatgggttatagctgtatgcatgtttgctaggtagccttagggctgcatccaaattcttcagttaCTGGTAATCGAATGCCACACATTTGCTTTAGTGGCTCTAGATAGGTAGCAAGTGATCAGGTAGGTATGATAACCAGCTCACAGGACCCTGTGCTCATGGAAAACAGGCTCCGAGTCTTGTAAGCTGGTTACCATACCTACCTCATCACTTGCTATCTGTTTAGTGCAGCAATGGCAGATGTTTTATTATAGAGACATTtgtgttattttcttgtatattgcATTACAATCACCCCAATACTGGTCTCCTGACCTGGAAAAAACAGGGGAAACGCGTTAGAACGTGTATGACTTGCATTGGATCAACTGCGGGTATAACATTGATATTTGGGATAAACTTACATGAAGCGTTATGCTGTACTCCTGATATGTCCTGCTGTAGGTACTAGTTACTACACTGCAGGCTGTTTTTCACTTATATCTCTAGTCTAACAGAAGTGgaaatgtttttttatgtgttgtACAGTATCTGTGAAAGTGATAGATGCTCCCTTACAGACATTGCCTTGTGCTTGGGATCAACCACTCTGGTGGCATTGGATGTGGCACACAGCTTTATGAATtataaaaataaagtatataattttataaaaaaaattctttaaatatgtatatttatgagTGCTATAACCTGCTGTTCAGTTCCATTCCAGATGGTACATTTTACAGACATGGTTTTGCTACTTTCATATGTGCACTGCATAGATAACTAGTGTTATTTTTCTCTCTATAGGTTCAAGTCATCTGTCACTAAAGCCTTGGAAAGCTTTGAGGAGACAGAAAACATTCTTGTTAAGCAGGTAACTAGTGATCAGATATAATCACCTTTTTAATTATCTTCAGTATTGGAATATGCAAAAGGCCAGTTCatagtgaggttttttttttcccagagacTCACAGGTCAGCCTCCTTAACTATACTTATGATGCCTATAATTTACAAATAATATATGCATTACAATTGCAAAATAGCTTTTGTTTTAAGTTTGACCCCTCTGTCACGCTGTTGAGAGCGGGTTGGCTATGAAACCGGTCCACCGCTGTCAGCCGTGAAAGTGGTGGGTGGGCAGTCATGGGACTGGTGGTCGCGAGCTGGTAATCCCACCTGTCTttagggcttggattgtccctggagacatgTAAAACCAGAGGAAGACTTAGCAGTGCCGAGTATGTTCAAAAAGTTGTTTGTtctgtactgtgtatagtatattatggtTAGGAGATGCTGTAACAAATAGAGAATTGGGAATTCtaagtttgtttttttgtttttaatatttctCAGATTGCTACTCAGATTCGGGAAGCTGAACAGTCCAGGATGGAGATGTTGAAGACACTCCTAGAGGTTTGTTTCAAGAGAGCCACAGAACAGTATCCATATAAAACAAATTGGTGGTGGTCATTTGTGTGATTAtgggtgtatgtgtgatatggaTACAGTGAGCTACTGGATTTAAAGAGCTAATTTTCTATGCAAAGGtctaagagttaaaggggttatgcctatctacaggatagggaataTCCAACAGATcatcatttaaagtgtcactgttataactttcaaaatcaacagtagatgtgatatagagagagtttgcaatattcattatatatatatatatatatatatatatatatatatctcatgctgtaaaacaaagctggacTTATTAGAAAATAGAGGTCCAATCTCCTagaggcagatttttagacttgtgctgttttgagaaaaagactaaacacaggaatttcggccagtacagagagtcacggtctAATGTGTCAGTTGTTCacacgactgccttctctgtgagcgctcagatggcctgggaaacactggacttcctgttttcttatctttttttttctcaaagagtcagaaaacaggaagtgccgtgttttccatgataacttaaaaaaaaatctaaattgaaaacttgctttttattacatctactgttgatttagattttgaaagttataactacagtgacactttaacccctatcAATTTTTAGCTTGAGAATTCAGCACCGGTCAAGCACGTGTAGGATATACCAGGGCATTGGTCTCCaatctttggctctccagctgaagggaaactacaactcccatgccACCACTAAAGAGCTGCAGAGAACACTGTACTAAAGTATCATCACAATTTAACATCTAGCTTCCATGTAGCCTGTCCAGATTTACACTATGCACATGCATGCTTTAGTAAGTTAAGCGAGCATTTGTATTTAATCT is a genomic window of Dendropsophus ebraccatus isolate aDenEbr1 chromosome 12, aDenEbr1.pat, whole genome shotgun sequence containing:
- the CENATAC gene encoding centrosomal AT-AC splicing factor; translated protein: MAVYECAVCRRAVFCGRRKHVYEKGHRQRLAAVLRAFSDKVAAARKMIKCATVVKYDPQEHEQKFWCYCCEEEVIKHTSDGNLTVLFGGMLEHMYRPEHIKAVNKYWWTHCGEVKLKVHFVLTHDEYERFKSSVTKALESFEETENILVKQIATQIREAEQSRMEMLKTLLEPETQLTGAEDEVWSESEQVPCSITSLADFENPGPSNQQPLPNEAPVMADASLTFIGQQVMSDKGNVHTGALPPWMLPDEDTENPQDIGPSIEGFLKHKEKMTLKKLPPNRVGANFDHNAPTDEGWLPSFGRVWNSGRRWQSRHQYRKEAGNNGAKRKRTRPS